In Finegoldia magna ATCC 53516, a genomic segment contains:
- a CDS encoding efflux RND transporter periplasmic adaptor subunit, whose translation MKNNKKFAIILAIIALACVGGLVFKLVKANKKNETKYSLYTVSAGSDLVFSAISKTGDAQQVYNNQAYGEVEKVHVKTGQSVKKGDSLITFVNKEVEKQIDQMEMQLEQAKSQANYALEDRNSTYKSYNKLVEKYNETFSPELEMQIDQMEPTLNQSNRAYKQALDQVELQRKQLNDLKESSRKTIKATIAGVCKVNDKNIDNPMSQGALIEVTSDENIIEGNISEYDYNKLKENDEVEVIPINGDEKTKGTVVEISNTPESQAGSFEANQMQNMTEQSGSNSSNFVFKIKTQKPIHIGFNVQVRKKSDKIELGKDMVKEEDSKYYVFEYKDSKAVKKEVQLEKNSNSYTVISGLKSGDKIISKVKDLKDNQEIKVED comes from the coding sequence ATGAAAAATAATAAAAAATTTGCAATTATTTTAGCCATAATTGCTTTAGCCTGTGTTGGAGGATTGGTCTTTAAATTAGTTAAAGCTAATAAGAAAAACGAAACTAAGTATAGCTTGTATACAGTATCTGCAGGAAGTGATTTGGTGTTCAGTGCAATATCAAAAACTGGAGATGCACAACAAGTTTACAACAATCAAGCTTATGGTGAGGTTGAAAAAGTTCATGTGAAAACTGGTCAATCTGTTAAAAAAGGAGATTCACTGATTACCTTTGTGAACAAGGAAGTTGAAAAACAAATTGATCAAATGGAAATGCAATTGGAACAAGCAAAAAGTCAAGCAAATTATGCACTTGAAGATAGAAATAGCACATACAAATCCTACAATAAATTAGTAGAAAAATATAACGAAACTTTTTCTCCAGAATTGGAAATGCAAATTGACCAAATGGAGCCGACACTTAATCAATCCAATAGAGCTTACAAACAAGCACTTGACCAAGTAGAATTACAAAGAAAACAACTTAATGATTTAAAAGAAAGTTCAAGAAAAACAATCAAGGCTACAATTGCTGGAGTTTGTAAAGTTAATGACAAAAATATTGATAATCCGATGAGTCAAGGAGCATTGATTGAAGTCACAAGCGATGAAAATATTATTGAAGGAAATATTTCTGAATACGACTACAACAAATTAAAAGAAAATGATGAGGTTGAAGTAATTCCTATTAACGGGGATGAAAAAACAAAAGGAACTGTGGTAGAGATTTCCAATACTCCAGAAAGTCAGGCTGGATCATTTGAAGCTAATCAAATGCAAAATATGACAGAACAATCTGGAAGTAATTCTTCAAATTTTGTATTTAAAATCAAAACACAAAAACCTATACACATTGGATTTAATGTTCAAGTTAGGAAAAAATCAGACAAGATTGAACTTGGCAAAGACATGGTAAAAGAAGAAGATTCTAAATACTATGTCTTTGAGTACAAAGATTCAAAAGCTGTAAAAAAAGAAGTTCAACTTGAAAAAAATTCTAATTCTTATACTGTGATTTCTGGATTAAAATCTGGTGATAAAATTATTTCTAAAGTAAAAGATTTGAAAGATAATCAAGAAATAAAGGTTGAAGATTAG
- the pepD gene encoding beta-Ala-His dipeptidase: MDKNTVLNYFRDFSKINRCSKHEEKIADYLEKFAHDNNLKCKRDKFNNIYIKRESDKSLEDKPGIILQAHMDMVCVSDEEYDFDNGIKIIEKDGFMFADKTSLGADNGIGLAIAMATLTSNNKLPQIEAVVTTSEEVDMSGAMNFDFDLSGKYFINIDSEDENELIVGSSGGENVNVEIDKNYVSDSLSNFYKISVKGLKGGHSGMEIDKNHKNAIKVVFEFLESLDDYYICDFKGGTKDNAIPTNAELILSTDESVDSISKKSEEFISKIDLEDFDKDLKLVIEQVNAQKCLDKRTTENLSDIIGELNSGVISYIEGLDETVETSCNLAIVNSLDDKFEIILSTRSSNHDKLVELREDIVSKANKFNAIAFDYNYYPTWQFNENSELMEVAKKAFSKVNDKEIDVKVIHAGLECGVFAEKYKNIDCISIGPTMYDVHTTKERLDIESLERFIKFYNKILNMLTN, translated from the coding sequence GTGGATAAGAATACTGTATTAAATTATTTTAGAGATTTTTCTAAAATCAATAGATGTTCAAAGCATGAAGAAAAGATTGCAGATTATTTGGAAAAATTTGCTCACGACAATAATTTGAAATGCAAAAGAGATAAGTTCAACAATATATACATTAAAAGAGAATCAGACAAAAGTTTGGAAGATAAACCAGGAATAATTCTTCAAGCACACATGGATATGGTTTGCGTTTCTGATGAAGAGTATGATTTTGACAATGGAATTAAAATCATAGAAAAAGATGGATTCATGTTTGCTGACAAGACAAGCCTTGGCGCAGACAATGGAATTGGCCTTGCCATAGCTATGGCTACTTTGACATCCAACAACAAACTTCCTCAAATAGAAGCTGTAGTGACTACAAGTGAAGAGGTTGATATGAGTGGTGCGATGAATTTTGATTTTGATTTGTCTGGAAAATATTTCATTAACATAGATTCAGAAGATGAAAATGAATTGATTGTAGGCAGCAGTGGTGGAGAAAATGTCAATGTTGAAATAGACAAAAATTACGTTTCAGATAGTTTGTCTAATTTTTACAAAATTTCTGTAAAAGGACTTAAAGGCGGACACTCTGGAATGGAAATTGATAAGAACCACAAAAATGCAATCAAGGTTGTGTTTGAATTCTTGGAATCATTAGATGATTATTATATCTGTGATTTTAAGGGTGGTACAAAAGACAATGCAATTCCTACAAATGCAGAATTAATTTTATCTACAGATGAATCTGTTGATTCAATTAGCAAAAAGTCAGAAGAATTTATCTCTAAGATTGATTTGGAAGATTTTGATAAGGATTTGAAGCTTGTAATTGAACAAGTAAATGCACAAAAATGTTTAGATAAAAGAACAACAGAAAATTTATCTGATATAATTGGAGAATTAAACTCTGGTGTGATTTCTTACATCGAAGGACTTGATGAAACAGTTGAAACATCCTGCAATTTGGCGATTGTTAATTCTTTGGATGATAAATTCGAAATCATATTGTCTACGCGATCTTCAAATCACGACAAATTAGTTGAGCTGAGAGAAGATATAGTTTCAAAAGCAAATAAATTCAACGCAATAGCCTTCGATTACAATTATTATCCTACTTGGCAATTTAATGAAAACTCAGAGCTAATGGAAGTAGCAAAGAAAGCTTTCTCAAAAGTAAACGACAAAGAAATAGATGTTAAAGTTATACACGCTGGACTTGAATGTGGGGTGTTTGCAGAGAAATATAAAAACATTGATTGCATTTCAATTGGACCTACAATGTACGATGTACACACAACAAAAGAAAGATTAGATATTGAATCTTTAGAGAGATTTATTAAATTCTACAATAAAATTTTGAATATGTTGACTAATTAG
- a CDS encoding GatB/YqeY domain-containing protein, with translation MSTIEKLRKDKMLAMKNKDKLKAGVISLMMSNILLEQKEKKRDLTDDEQIAFVKKELKETVDALEQTPKDRVETIEETKQKIEIIKSYLPEQISEDKLREIIEKFMEENSLEKSNKSIGQIMKYMMAEYGKYTDGKTVNKIVQEIIGA, from the coding sequence CAAAATGTTAGCTATGAAGAACAAGGATAAATTAAAAGCCGGAGTAATTTCTTTGATGATGAGCAACATTTTATTGGAACAAAAGGAAAAGAAAAGAGATTTGACAGATGATGAACAAATTGCGTTTGTTAAGAAAGAACTTAAAGAAACTGTGGATGCTTTGGAACAAACTCCAAAAGACAGAGTAGAAACTATAGAAGAAACAAAACAAAAGATAGAAATAATCAAATCTTATCTTCCAGAACAAATTTCCGAAGATAAATTAAGAGAAATCATAGAAAAATTTATGGAAGAAAATTCTCTTGAAAAATCTAACAAATCAATTGGACAAATTATGAAGTATATGATGGCAGAATACGGCAAATACACTGATGGTAAGACAGTTAACAAAATAGTACAAGAAATTATAGGTGCGTAG